In the Wyeomyia smithii strain HCP4-BCI-WySm-NY-G18 chromosome 2, ASM2978416v1, whole genome shotgun sequence genome, one interval contains:
- the LOC129723292 gene encoding uncharacterized protein LOC129723292 → MTSMDPPQEPSKPGLETDAELAASAANAVEQWRTYQNAYTLYQQQYTAYQEYMHKQATLTTYEEQQAAYNQYLEAHNNYQKQLEQYEYQKGYQDCYMGVPNAAPGIYPAVCYPPQATTVSAPVFTTPLVNVDPFYNRGNDHQRPPSSIKRRSEASANKSKIYTTTTYYANPDDEELFPADLKKLFEPLNCSLCKCRMNSHISANVHYHSMVHEKKIVQWLKEWCERTKTPMPHRTKRRPSPIEPVGPNSLHCEACDLPLTSIQHANQHYTGKRHQMVVRGKKNPAGKGFYKADGNWKRSLTTPDEHPERFGIGASFANQADHYSAKDIKRMRLEPPPSPPPGVKEIMENVLGTTGNGASNETYPIAATVSQPQMMTLPVPYIPTTLVSPYAPTAVMAADYSQPPPVLVEPYTAPTKTKSARKPKLVAEASTTADSLQSEILKKESADCVDESGVFCKVCQIAVTSATVMETHLKGTKHLKKLKSVGRLPPANKTGAPAQSILSILHKQVKQNDWSLYRMPSGKFYCKSCNIILADEKLFSQHWYGKKHKLKVKQEMEELTGTTTKAAFYPKRQHRKDRPMPPQQLF, encoded by the exons ATGACTTCAATGGATCCGCCACAGGAACCTTCCAAACCAGGTTTGGAGACGGATGCCGAATTGGCAGCTTCTGCGGCTAACGCTGTAGAGCAATGGCGTACGTATCAAAATGCGTATACCCTCTACCAACAACAATATACTGCTTATCAGGAGTATATGCATAAGCAAGCAACTTTGACAACTTATGAAGAGCAACAGGCAGCATATAATCAGTATTTGGAAGCGCACAATAATTACCAGAAACAACTAGAACAGTATGAATATCAGAAAGGATATCAAGACTGCTACATGGGAGTACCAAATGCGGCACCAGGAATTTACCCGGCTGTATGTTATCCTCCACAAGCAACAACAGTTTCAGCACCGGTGTTCACCACACCATTGGTTAACGTTGACCCCTTCTACAACAGAGGAAACGATCACCAACGTCCGCCTTCATCGATTAAACGTCGTTCTGAAGCTTCCGcaaataaatcgaaaatttaCACAACTACTACTTATTATG CTAACCCCGACGATGAAGAGCTGTTCCCAgctgatttgaaaaaattgttcgAGCCTCTAAATTGCAGCCTCTGCAAGTGTAGGATGAATTCTCATATTTCTGCCAACGTGCATTACCATTCGATGGTGCACGAGAAAAAGATCGTACAGTGGTTAAAAGAGTGGTGCGAACGCACCAAAACTCCCATGCCGCACCGTACAAAGCGTAGACCGTCTCCAATTGAGCCGGTGGGTCCAAACTCGCTGCATTGCGAGGCGTGTGATTTGCCCCTCACTTCGATTCAGCATGCCAATCAACATTACACCGGCAAGCGTCATCAAATGGTGGTACGCGGTAAGAAAAATCCTGCTGGAAAAGGATTCTATAAGGCAGACGGTAATTGGAAACGAAG CTTAACTACACCGGATGAACATCCCGAACGTTTCGGAATCGGCGCGTCGTTCGCTAATCAAGCAGACCACTATAGTGCAAAGGACATAAAGCGAATGCGCTTGGAGCCACCTCCTTCTCCACCGCCTGGCGTTAAGGAAATTATGGAAAATGTTCTTGGTACAACTGGTAATGGAGCATCCAATGAAACCTATCCAATTGCCGCTACAGTGAGCCAACCACAAATGATGACTCTTCCTGTACCATATATACCGACAACACTTGTTTCCCCGTATGCTCCAACGGCTGTCATGGCTGCGGACTACTCGCAACCTCCACCTGTCTTGGTGGAACCATATACAGCACCAACAAAAACGAAGTCGGCGAGAAAGCCCAAACTCGTCGCTGAAGCAAGTACAACAGCCGATTCACTCCAATCCGAAATACTGAAAAAGGAGAGTGCCGACTGCGTTGATGAGAGTGGAGTATTTTGCAAGGTGTGTCAAATTGCTGTGACCTCCGCAACTGTTATGGAGACCCATTTGAAAGGCACtaaacatctgaaaaaattgaaatcggTCGGTCGTTTGCCACCTGCCAACAAAACGGGAGCTCCGGCTCAAAGTATCTTGTCTATACTGCACAAACAGGTGAAACAAAATGATTGGTCTTTGTATCGTATGCCGTCGGGAAAGTTTTATTGCAAATCGTGCAACATCATTCTGGCCGatgaaaaactgttttctcaACATTGGTACGGTAAAAAGCATAAATTGAAGGTGAAACAGGAAATGGAGGAATTGACCGGAACCACAACTAAAGCCGCATTCTATCCAAAACGACAACACAGAAAGGATCGACCCATGCCGCCACAGCAGCTGTTTTAG
- the LOC129723293 gene encoding uncharacterized protein LOC129723293 isoform X2: MNPLSTEGEVKITQDTSDEDIPIEDILAVNYDVGVTENGNLRDKATLTDIVSTVSVAVQCRAVMVSKEVQTSRALNFHQKLMTSPRHTSVCPLGHTCSSLLTSSSLAPTSASSEYIPNHQSDLEFEAELNRTENKFRYVAFSNKLMKKHPMRYLGVPDDSLYVLDAVAEATKLSERDIMIVLRKIRMNESFDILSDVFGLSCSRISQIFNNSVPIIAAEMRELMFWPMSENIKKFLPVAFLQNYSNVESIIDCFEIQVQKSSYPVIQSVTYSLYKSCNTVKYLVSCTPCGLINFISKGFPGRASDQKIVNKSGYLNRIRPGMGVLADRGFKNVASDVAKKGGILIRPPSVSNEASLSKEDAIHAKEIASVRIHVERLIRRYREYSMAASHAELPILFFDKLDDIIDIITGAVNLQSKLIK, translated from the exons ATGAATCCCCTATCAACAGAAG GAGAAGTGAAAATAACTCAGGATACTTCTGATGAGGACATTCCTATTGAGGATATTCTAGCCGTAAACTATGATGTGGGTGTTACAGAAAACGGTAATCTGAGAGATAAGGCAACATTGACCGACATCGTTAGTACAGTTTCCGTGGCCGTACAGTGTAGAGCTGTTATGGTCAGCAAAGAGGTACAAACAAGCAGAGCCCTTAACTTTCATCAGAAACTTATGACGTCTCCTAGACATACGTCTGTATGTCCACTAG GTCATACATGCTCATCTTTGCTTACATCATCTTCCCTAGCGCCAACGTCCGCTAGTAGCGAGTACATTCCAAACCATCAAAGTGACCTTGAATTTGAGGCTGAACTAAATCGAACTGAGAATAAATTTCGATATGTTGCTTTTAGCAACAAGTTGATGAAAAAGCATCCTATGCGATATCTTGGTGTTCCGGATGACAGCCTGTATGTATTGGACGCGGTGGCTGAGGCCACTAAACTCAGTGAGAGGGACATTATGATTGTTTTACGTAAAATCAGAATGAACGAGTCCTTCGATATACTATCCGATGTATTCGGATTGAGTTGTTCCagaatttctcaaatttttaacAATTCCGTTCCCATAATCGCTGCGGAAATGAGGGAACTTATGTTTTGGCCAATGTCCGAGAATATAAAGAAATTTCTACCAGttgcatttttacaaaattacagcAACGTAGAGAGCATTATTGATTGCTTCGAAATACAAGTACAAAAGTCTTCGTATCCTGTTATTCAATCTGTAACCTACTCTCTATACAAGTCATGCAATACTGTGAAATACTTAGTATCGTGCACTCCATGCGGGTTGATTAACTTCATTTCAAAAGGATTCCCTGGGCGTGCGAGTGATCAAAAGATTGTAAACAAATCGGGATATTTGAACCGCATCCGACCTGGAATGGGCGTGCTGGCTGATAGAGGTTTCAAGAACGTGGCATCAGATGTTGCTAAGAAAGGTGGTATATTGATTAGACCCCCAAGCGTCTCCAACGAAGCGTCTCTTTCTAAAGAGGATGCTATTCATGCGAAAGAAATTGCGAGTGTTCGTATTCACGTGGAACGGCTAATTAGACGGTATAGAGAATATAGCATGGCTGCCTCGCATGCTGAACTGCCTATTCTGTTCTTCGATAAATTGGACGATATCATCGATATCATCACAGGAGCAGTGAATCTGCAAAGTAAATTAATCAAATAA
- the LOC129723293 gene encoding uncharacterized protein LOC129723293 isoform X1: MGCEKYFFNTGGEKKLCLPVVEMNPLSTEGEVKITQDTSDEDIPIEDILAVNYDVGVTENGNLRDKATLTDIVSTVSVAVQCRAVMVSKEVQTSRALNFHQKLMTSPRHTSVCPLGHTCSSLLTSSSLAPTSASSEYIPNHQSDLEFEAELNRTENKFRYVAFSNKLMKKHPMRYLGVPDDSLYVLDAVAEATKLSERDIMIVLRKIRMNESFDILSDVFGLSCSRISQIFNNSVPIIAAEMRELMFWPMSENIKKFLPVAFLQNYSNVESIIDCFEIQVQKSSYPVIQSVTYSLYKSCNTVKYLVSCTPCGLINFISKGFPGRASDQKIVNKSGYLNRIRPGMGVLADRGFKNVASDVAKKGGILIRPPSVSNEASLSKEDAIHAKEIASVRIHVERLIRRYREYSMAASHAELPILFFDKLDDIIDIITGAVNLQSKLIK, from the exons ATGGGTTgtgaaaagtatttttttaataccGGTGGCGAGAAAAAACTATGTTTGCCAGTAGTTGAAATGAATCCCCTATCAACAGAAG GAGAAGTGAAAATAACTCAGGATACTTCTGATGAGGACATTCCTATTGAGGATATTCTAGCCGTAAACTATGATGTGGGTGTTACAGAAAACGGTAATCTGAGAGATAAGGCAACATTGACCGACATCGTTAGTACAGTTTCCGTGGCCGTACAGTGTAGAGCTGTTATGGTCAGCAAAGAGGTACAAACAAGCAGAGCCCTTAACTTTCATCAGAAACTTATGACGTCTCCTAGACATACGTCTGTATGTCCACTAG GTCATACATGCTCATCTTTGCTTACATCATCTTCCCTAGCGCCAACGTCCGCTAGTAGCGAGTACATTCCAAACCATCAAAGTGACCTTGAATTTGAGGCTGAACTAAATCGAACTGAGAATAAATTTCGATATGTTGCTTTTAGCAACAAGTTGATGAAAAAGCATCCTATGCGATATCTTGGTGTTCCGGATGACAGCCTGTATGTATTGGACGCGGTGGCTGAGGCCACTAAACTCAGTGAGAGGGACATTATGATTGTTTTACGTAAAATCAGAATGAACGAGTCCTTCGATATACTATCCGATGTATTCGGATTGAGTTGTTCCagaatttctcaaatttttaacAATTCCGTTCCCATAATCGCTGCGGAAATGAGGGAACTTATGTTTTGGCCAATGTCCGAGAATATAAAGAAATTTCTACCAGttgcatttttacaaaattacagcAACGTAGAGAGCATTATTGATTGCTTCGAAATACAAGTACAAAAGTCTTCGTATCCTGTTATTCAATCTGTAACCTACTCTCTATACAAGTCATGCAATACTGTGAAATACTTAGTATCGTGCACTCCATGCGGGTTGATTAACTTCATTTCAAAAGGATTCCCTGGGCGTGCGAGTGATCAAAAGATTGTAAACAAATCGGGATATTTGAACCGCATCCGACCTGGAATGGGCGTGCTGGCTGATAGAGGTTTCAAGAACGTGGCATCAGATGTTGCTAAGAAAGGTGGTATATTGATTAGACCCCCAAGCGTCTCCAACGAAGCGTCTCTTTCTAAAGAGGATGCTATTCATGCGAAAGAAATTGCGAGTGTTCGTATTCACGTGGAACGGCTAATTAGACGGTATAGAGAATATAGCATGGCTGCCTCGCATGCTGAACTGCCTATTCTGTTCTTCGATAAATTGGACGATATCATCGATATCATCACAGGAGCAGTGAATCTGCAAAGTAAATTAATCAAATAA